GCACTCGCGCTCGTCGCGCCGGTAAGCGGCGGTGATCGCATCGCGCAGCGCGGACTGCTGATGAGCAAAGGTTTGGAATTGCATGGGTTTCTCCGGTATTGTTTTGCAGCCCCGGCCTCGCGTCCGGGTAACCGGTCTATTGTATACAACTGCATTAAAAGCTGTTGGACAATATAAAATATTCTTTAGCTGCCAATCACCACCAAACGCTTATATAGCAAGGCCTTATGAGCTTTATCGATACCGCCCCATTTCAAGCGCTACGCATAAAGTCTTGTTTGAGTTGATATTCAAGCCCATTCAATCCCAAACCACAGTAAGAAAATATGACGCGCTTGCCATGGCATGAATCACCGCAACTGTTGTTCGAAGCAGACAAATCATTCTAGGCGCTTATTTGGCGTCATAAAACCCGCCAAATAAGTACAGTGTCCTTGAGTTAAATTCAAGATCGAGAATGCAAAAATCCCCAGGCGATTGCCTGGGGCTTTGCTTTGGGAATCTGGCGATGTCCTACTTTCACATGGCCAAGGCCACACTATCATCGGCGCTAAGATGTTTCACGGTCCTGTTCGGAATGGGAAGGCGTGGGACCATCTCGCTATTGTCACCAGAAAAAACGATAACGCTGTCGCGTAATTCTTTTTTCGCTTGTTGCCAGCGAAACAAGCAGCCCTGGACTACTTGCTTTAAATGGGGCGTCTGGCGGTGTCCTACTTTCACATGGCCAAGGCCACACTATCATCGGCGCTAAGATGTTTCACGGTCCTGTTCGGGATGGGAAGGCGTGGGACCATCTCGCTAAGGCCACCAGACATAAACTTGTACAAACTTAAAGAAGCCTGAACCAGAGAAGCTCTCTGATTCTGAATATTCGGTATTTAATTGTGTCGCACACACTCTATCTCGTCGCTCAGTATCATACGAATCCAAGATCCGTACGCTAAGCCACTCAAATGATAGGATCAAGCCTCACGAGCAATTAGTATCGGTTAGCTTCACGCCTCACAGCGCTTCCACACCCGACCTATCAACGTCCTGGTCTCGAACGACTCTTCAGGGAGGTCAAGCCTCCAGGGAAGTCTCATCTTCAGGCAAGTTTCCCGCTTAGATGCTTTCAGCGGTTATCTCTTCCGCACTTAGCTACCCGGCGATGCGACTGGCGTCACAACCGGTACACCAGAGGTGCGTCCACTCCGGTCCTCTCGTACTAGGAGCAGCCCCCGTCAAACTTCCAACGCCCACTGCAGATAGGGACCAAACTGTCTCACGACGTTTTGAACCCAGCTCACGTACCACTTTAAATGGCGAACAGCCATACCCTTGGGACCGGCTACAGCCCCAGGATGTGATGAGCCGACATCGAGGTGCCAAACACCGCCGTCGATGTGAACTCTTGGGCGGTATCAGCCTGTTATCCCCGGAGTACCTTTTATCCGTTGAGCGATGGCCCTTCCATTCAGAACCACCGGATCACTATGTCCTGCTTTCGCACCTGCTCGACTTGTCGGTCTCGCAGTTAAGCTACCTTTTGCCATTGCACTATCAGCACGATTTCCGACCGTACCTAGGTAACCTTCGAACTCCTCCGTTACACTTTGGGAGGAGACCGCCCCAGTCAAACTGCCTACCATGCACTGTCCCCAATCCGGATCACGGACCAAGGTTAGAACCTCAAACACACCAGGGTGGTATTTCAAGGACGGCTCCACCAGAACTAGCGTCCTGGCTTCAAAGCCTCCCACCTATCCTACACAAGTCTGTTCAAAGTCCAATGCAAAGCTACAGTAAAGGTTCACGGGGTCTTTCCGTCTAGCAGCGGGGAGATTGCATCTTCACAAACACTTCAACTTCGCTGAGTCTCAGGAGGAGACAGTGTGGCCATCGTTACGCCATTCGTGCGGGTCGGAACTTACCCGACAAGGAATTTCGCTACCTTAGGACCGTTATAGTTACGGCCGCCGTTTACCGGGGCTTCGATCAAGAGCTTGCACCCCATCACTTAACCTTCCGGCACCGGGCAGGCGTCACACCGTATACGTCCACTTTCGTGTTGGCACAGTGCTGTGTTTTTGTTAAACAGTCGCAGCCACCTATTCTCTGCGACCTGTCAAAGCTTCGTGAGTAAATCACTACACCCCAACAGGCATACCTTCTCCCGAAGTTACGGTATCAATTTGCCGAGTTCCTTCTCCTGAGTTCTCTCAAGCGCCTTAGAATTCTCATCCTGCCCACCTGTGTCGGTTTGCGGTACGGTTCTTGTGTAGCTGAAGCTTAGTGGCTTTTCCTGGAAGCGTGGTATCAGTCACTTCAGGTCCGTAGACCCTCGTTATCACTTCTCGGCGTTAAAGAAGGGCGGATTTGCCTACCCCTCACGCCTACCGGCTTGAACAGACTATTCCAACAGTCTGCTGACCTAACCTTCTCCGTCCCCACATCGCACTACACAAAAGTACGGGAATTTTAACCCGTTTCCCATCGACTACGCTTTTCAGCCTCGCCTTAGGGGCCGACTCACCCTACGCCGATGAACGTTGCGTAGGAAACCTTGGGCTTTCGGCGAGCGGGCTTTTCACCCGCTTTATCGCTACTCATGTCAGCATTCGCACTTCTGATATCTCCAGCATGCCTCTCGACACACCTTCACAGACCTACAGAACGCTCCCCTACCACGGACGCTTACGCGCCCATCCGCAGCTTCGGTTATCAGTTTGAGCCCCGTTACATCTTCCGCGCAGGACGACTCGACCAGTGAGCTATTACGCTTTCTTTAAATGATGGCTGCTTCTAAGCCAACATCCTGGCTGTCTAGGCCTTCCCACTTCGTTTACCACTTAACTGATCATTTGGGACCTTAGCTGGCGGTCTGGGTTGTTTCCCTCTTGACAATGGACGTTAGCACCCACTGTCTGTCTGCCAAGCTCGCACTTTCCGGTATTCAGAGTTTGCCATGGTTTGGTAAATCGCAATGACCCCCTAGCCATAACAGTGCTTTACCCCCGGAAGTGATACTTGACGCACTACCTAAATAGTTTTCGGGGAGAACCAGCTATCTCCGAGTTTGTTTAGCCTTTCACCCCTATCCACAGCTCATCCCCTAGTTTTGCAACACTAGTGGGTTCGGACCTCCAGTGCGTGTTACCGCACCTTCATCCTGGCCATGGATAGATCACTCGGTTTCGGGTCTACACCCAGCGACTAAGACGCCCTATTCGGACTCGGTTTCCCTACGCCTCCCCTATTCGGTTAAGCTTGCCACTGAATGTAAGTCGCTGACCCATTATACAAAAGGTACGCAGTCACGGAACAAGTCCGCTCCCACTGTTTGTATGCATCCGGTTTCAGGTTCTATTTCACTCCCCTCCCGGGGTTCTTTTCGCCTTTCCCTCACGGTACTGGTTCACTATCGGTCGATCATGAGTATTTAGCCTTGGAGGATGGTCCCCCCATCTTCAGACAGGATTTCTCGTGTCCCGCCCTACTTGTCGTATGCCTAGTTCTTGCGATGCGTTTTCGTGTACGGGGCTATCACCCACTACGGCGGTCCTTTCCATGAACCTTCCACTAACGCAACTCATAACACATACAGGCTGTTCCGCGTTCGCTCGCCACTACTTACGGAATCTCGGTTGATTTCTTTTCCTTCAGCTACTTAGATGTTTCAGTTCGCTGAGTTCGCCTCCGCAGACCTATGTATTCAGTCTGGGATACCGCCTAAACGGTGGGTTTCCCCATTCGGACATCGCGGGATCAAAGCTCTATTGCCAGCTCCCCCGCGCTTTTCGCAGGCTTACACGTCCTTCATCGCCTATGATCGCCAAGGCATCCACCAGATGCACTTAGTCGCTTGACCCTATCATTTCAGTAACCTAAATTACTGCGACAATAGAGAGTGTTTGTGCGACGACTGCACCGCCCCTTTTGATATGGCGACGCAGCCTTAGATACAATCAAATACCCAAGATGACGATCTGTCGACATGAAGAGTTAACTCCATGTTTTCATCTCGCCGTCTATATATATTCGGCTTCTTCAGTTTGTTAAAGATCGGGCGTATTTTCAACGCAAACAAAATCACACTCTCTCAAGAGTGATTATGTTTGCACTGGAGTGGTGGAGGATGACGGGATCGAACCGACGACCCCCTGCTTGCAAAGCAGGTGCTCTCCCAACTGAGCTAATCCCCCAAACAGGTCAAATGGTGGGTCTGGTAGGACTCGAACCTACGACCCCTGCGTTATCAACACAGTGCTCTAACCAGCTGAGCTACAAACCCAGTTGACTTTAGAGATCGTGGACTCCACAACCTCAATGCCCTTAACACAAATAACCGATAGGCTGTAAGTACTTGGCAATCGCCTTCTCTAGAAAGGAGGTGATCCAGCCGCAGGTTCCCCTACGGCTACCTTGTTACGACTTCACCCCAGTCATGAATCCCACCGTGGTAAGCGGCCTCCTTACGGTTAGCCTACCCACTTCTGGTGAAACTCACTCCCATGGTGTGACGGGCGGTGTGTACAAGACCCGGGAACGTATTCACCGCAGCATGCTGATCTGCGATTACTAGCGATTCCGACTTCACGCACTCGAGTTGCAGAGTGCGATCCGGACTACGATCGGTTTTCTGAGATTAGCTCCACCTCGCGGCTTGGCAACCCTCTGTACCGACCATTGTATGACGTGTGAAGCCCTGCTCATAAGGGCCATGAGGACTTGACGTCATCCCCACCTTCCTCCGGCTTGTCACCGGCAGTCTCATTAGAGTGCCCAACTAAATGATGGCAACTAATGACAAGGGTTGCGCTCGTTGCGGGACTTAACCCAACATCTCACGACACGAGCTGACGACAGCCATGCAGCACCTGTGTTAACGCTCCCTTTCGGGCACCAAGATATCTCTACCAAGTTCGTTACATGTCAAGAGCAGGTAAGGTTTTTCGCGTTGCATCGAATTAATCCACATCATCCACCGCTTGTGCGGGTCCCCGTCAATTCCTTTGAGTTTTAACCTTGCGGCCGTACTCCCCAGGCGGTCAACTTCACGCGTTAGCTACGCTACCAAGGATTCAAACCCCCAACAGCTAGTTGACATCGTTTAGGGCGTGGACTACCAGGGTATCTAATCCTGTTTGCTCCCCACGCTTTCGTGCATGAGCGTCAGTGTCATCCCAGGGGGCTGCCTTCGCCATCGGTATTCCTCCACATCTCTACGCATTTCACTGCTACACGTGGAATTCTACCCCCCTCTGACGCACTCTAGTCGTGCAGTCTCCAATGCCGTTCCCAGGTTGAGCCCGGGGCTTTCACATCAGACTTGCACAACCGCCTGCGCACGCTTTACGCCCAGTAATTCCGATTAACGCTTGCACCCTACGTATTACCGCGGCTGCTGGCACGTAGTTAGCCGGTGCTTATTCTTCAGGTACTGTCATCCCCGCCAGGTATTAACCAGCGGGATTTCCTCCCTGACAAAAGTCCTTTACAACCCGAAGGCCTTCTTCAGACACGCGGCATGGCTGGATCAGGCTTGCGCCCATTGTCCAAAATTCCCCACTGCTGCCTCCCGTAGGAGTCTGGGCCGTGTCTCAGTCCCAGTGTGGCGGATCATCCTCTCAGACCCGCTACTGATCGTCGCCTTGGTGAGCTCTTACCTCACCAACTAGCTAATCAGACATCGGCTGCTCGTATAACGCGAGGTCTTTCGATCCCCCGCTTTCCCCCTCAGGGCGTATGCGGTATTAATCCGGCTTTCGCCGAGCTATCCCCCATTACACGGTACATTCCGATGCATTACTCACCCGTTCGCCACTCGTCAGCGGTGCAAGCACCCTGTTACCGTTCGACTTGCATGTGTAAAGCATGCCGCCAGCGTTCAATCTGAGCCAGGATCAAACTCTTCAGTTCAATCTCATAGCAAATTTTCTGGCACGCAAGTTCAAAGAAATAAACAAGTATCTCTTGTCTCTTGCAGTGCAAGTATTTGGCTTTCACCAAGCACTTACACCTATCGGTTATTCGTTCTGTTAAAGAGCAGTGCCGGTGCAGTTTTCGTCACCTCGGAAACCGTTTCGTTTCCGCTGTTTCGTTCGCTGCGTCAGCTGAGGAGGCGAACTATACGCCCGGGGCCTGGGGTCGTCAACACCTTTTGCGCGAAAAATCAGGAAAAATCATCGCCAAACCGCCAGCCGGCAGGCAAGCCCATGATCTGGCTGAAGATATGAACAAGGGGTATTTGCAAAACCCCTCAGCAAAGCTGATGCATCCCCTCCTCCAGCACACCGCGACGGCCAAAAACAAACAGGCCAGCGTTGCCGCCGGCCTGTACTGATACATCTATATAGTCACACTCAGCTCTTGCGCAGCTTGGCGAAGGCGGCCGCCATCGCGGTATCGCCCTGCGGCGCGGAAGACTGACCGCGCTGCTGGCGCGGACGATTGTCCGAGCGGCTATCACTGCGGCCGCCGCGGCTATTACCGGAGCCGACCTCATCATCCAGCCGCATCGTCAACGCAATGCGCTTGCGCGCCACGTCCACTTCCAGCACCTTCACCTTGACCACATCGCCGGCCTTGACCACCTTGCGCGGATCGTCGATGAACTTGTTGGACAGCGCCGAGATATGGACCAGGCCATCCTGATGCACGCCGATATCGACGAAAGCGCCGAAGTTGGCCACGTTGGTGACCACACCTTCCAACACCATGCCTGGCTGCAGATGTTTGATGTCCTCGACGCCGTCCTGGAAGGTGGCGGTCTTGAATTCCGGACGCGGGTCGCGCCCCGGCTTGTCCAGTTCTTTCAGAATGTCCATCACAGTCGGCAGGCCGAAGCGCTCGTCGGTGTAATCGGTCGCGCGCACCGACTTCAAAAAGGCGGAATCGCCGATCAAGGTTTTAACCTCGCGGCCGGCCTTGGCGACGATCTTCTCCACCACCGGATAAGCTTCCGGGTGCACCGACGACGCATCCAGCGGGTTGTCGCCGCCGGCGATGCGCAGGAAGCCGGCCGCCTGCTCGAAGGTCTTGTCGCCCAGACGCGGCACTTTCAGCAATTCCTTGCGGGTGCGGAAGGCGCCGTTCTGGTCGCGATAGGAGACGATATTGGATGCCAGCGTCGCATTTAGGCCGGAGATGCGGGTCAGCAGCGGCACCGAGGCGGTATTGACGTCCACACCCACCGCATTGACGCAATCCTCCACCACGCCGTCCAGCGCGCGCGCCAACTGGCTTTGATTGACGTCATGCTGATACTGACCGACCCCGATGGATTTAGGGTCGATCTTCACCAGCTCGGCCAGCGGGTCTTGCAGACGGCGGGCGATGGATACCGCTCCGCGCAAGCTGACGTCCATGTCCGGGAATTCCTTGGCCGCCAATTCCGACGCCGAATACACCGAGGCGCCGGCTTCGGACACCACGATCTTGGTCATGCCCAATTGCGGGAAGGCCTTGATCAGGTCCTGCGCAAGCTTGTCGGTTTCGCGGCTGGCGGTGCCGTTGCCAATGGAAATCAGATCCACTTTGTGACGCGTGCACAGCGCGCCGAGGATGGCGATGGACTTGTCCCACTCGCGGCGCGGCTCGTGCGGATAGATGGCGGTGGTGTCCAGCACCTTGCCGGTATCGTCGACCACGGCCACCTTGCAGCCTGTGCGCAGGCCCGGGTCCAGACCCAGCGTCGCGCGGCGGCCAGCCGGCGCGGCCAGCAGCAGATCGTGCAGATTGGCTGCGAAGACCTTGATAGCCTCGCCGTCAGCGGCGTCCTTCAAGCGCGACACCAGCTCCAGCTCCAGCGACAGGAATATCTTGGCGCGCCAGCACAAACGCACGCCGTCCAGCAGCCACTTGTCGGCTGCGCGGCCGGCGTCTTTGACGCCGAAGCGGGCGGCGATCAGCATTTCATAGGCCGAACGCTCGGTGATGGGCGTTTCGTCCGGCTGGTATTTCAGCGCGACGCTCAGCACGCCCTCGTTGCGGCCGCGCAAGAGCGCCAGCGCTCGGTGCGACGGCATCGCCTTGATATGTTCGCGGTGGTCGAAATAATCGGAGAACTTGGCGCCCTCCGTCTCCTTGCCGGAGACGACTGCAGCGGCCAGCTCGCCTTCGTTCCACAGCTTTTCGCGCAATTGGCCCAAGAGCTCCGCGTCTTCGGCGAAGCGCTCGATCAGGATGGCGCGCGCGCCGTCCAAAGCTGCCTTGATGTCGGCAACGCCAGCTTCAACATTGAGGTAGGTTTCGGCCAGCGCGTTCGGATCTTGCGACGGGTCGGCCAGCAGGCTGTCGGCCAACGGCTCCAGACCGGCTTCGCGCGCGATCTGCGCCTTGGTGCGGCGCTTGGGCTTATAAGGGAGGTACAGGTCTTCCAGCGTGGTTTTGTTGTCGCTGGCGTAGAGGGCCGCTTCCAGCTCGGGGGTCAGCTTGCCTTGCTCGGCGATGCTCTTGAGGATGCTGTCGCGGCGGTCGTCCATTTCGCGCAGATAAACCAGGCGCTCGGCCAGCGTGCGCAGCTGGGTGTCATCCAGCCCGCCGGTGACTTCCTTGCGGTAACGGGCGATGAAGGGAACGGTGGCGCCGCCGTCGATCAACTCGACAGTGGCCGCCACCTGCGATTCGCGGACGGCAAGCTCAGCCGCCAGGCGGCTGGAAAGGCTTTTCAGCATCGGTTTTTATTCTTTCGCGTCGAACAAAAAACGCTACTGTACCGCCATCCCGCGCAAAATCAAGCCGCGACCGGACGCGCCAGCCAGGCCTGCGCCTCTTCCACCAGATCGAAATACTGAACATGGGTGTGCGACAGCAGCCCCGCGATATGGGTGGCCAGCCGGATCCAGACATCGCCCACCACGATGGCGACACGCCCCATTTTGGCCTCATGGGCGCGCATGAACTTCACCTCTTCCAGCGCCATATCCAGCGTGAAGTCTTTCAGTTCGGACAGATCCAGCAGCATGTCCGGCTTGGGATGCTCCTCCAGACGCTTGAGCAATGCCTGCTCCAGCAACTGAAAATCGCCCAAGGTGAATTCATTGAACAAGGCCACATCCAGGCCATAATCTTGTTCCCGGATCGAAATCATTCGCTTTCTCCTCTTCTTTGACCTGCAGCCTACGCCGGACCGCGACGCAGCCAGCCCACTATGCGTCCGCGCGCATTGCGATACGGCGATGCGCTATTGAACTGTATCATTCTGCCGCGGGTCCACTTCCCATACCAGCATGCGCCATACAATTCGGCATCGGACAAACCCTCCACCAAGCGCGCCAAGGCCTGAAAGCCGTCATCCAAACGCGTCGACAACTCTTTCGCGCTCAGGCCGCGATAATCACGATAAAACTTTCCCGCCAATAAACCAAGCTGGTTCCAAGCATAGCCGGTCTCCGGAAAATCTATCGCCAGTCCCGCGGACTCTCGCTCATGCCATTTGAGCACCAACGCGTTCCAGCCTATCAAATAGGCCAATAAATCCGCCACGCTCATCAGCGTGCCTTTGGCATGCCCCTCCAGCGATGGCTCAAATAATCGCTCCTCTGGCACACGCTCGAGCGCTTTGCGCAAGGAAGCATAAGAACTACGCATCGCACCCAGCAATTCATCCTTGCTTTGCGGCACAGCCATAGCGCCCTCGCCAACATTATACCAACGACATCATCCTAGCGTCTTCCAGCCAGCATGCCACTGATCATGATCAAGCCCATGGCCAACAGCGAATCCATCGTCAATATATCGCCCCACACCAAAGCGCCCAACAAGCAAGAGAACACAACGGTCAAATACGATAGATTGGCCGCGGTCAGCTTGCGCCCCACCTTGTAAGCGCGGGTCATCGCCAGTTGAGCCAGCGTAGCAGTGACACCCACGCCCAATAGCAGCGAAACGTTTTCCAGCGTGACCGGGTGCCAGCGCTCAAAACACATCAACAGCAAGCCGCCCACGCTGGAAATCAGCGCGAAATAAAACACAACCCGCCATTCCGCCTCGCCTTGC
The Chromobacterium sp. IIBBL 290-4 DNA segment above includes these coding regions:
- a CDS encoding Tex family protein; translated protein: MLKSLSSRLAAELAVRESQVAATVELIDGGATVPFIARYRKEVTGGLDDTQLRTLAERLVYLREMDDRRDSILKSIAEQGKLTPELEAALYASDNKTTLEDLYLPYKPKRRTKAQIAREAGLEPLADSLLADPSQDPNALAETYLNVEAGVADIKAALDGARAILIERFAEDAELLGQLREKLWNEGELAAAVVSGKETEGAKFSDYFDHREHIKAMPSHRALALLRGRNEGVLSVALKYQPDETPITERSAYEMLIAARFGVKDAGRAADKWLLDGVRLCWRAKIFLSLELELVSRLKDAADGEAIKVFAANLHDLLLAAPAGRRATLGLDPGLRTGCKVAVVDDTGKVLDTTAIYPHEPRREWDKSIAILGALCTRHKVDLISIGNGTASRETDKLAQDLIKAFPQLGMTKIVVSEAGASVYSASELAAKEFPDMDVSLRGAVSIARRLQDPLAELVKIDPKSIGVGQYQHDVNQSQLARALDGVVEDCVNAVGVDVNTASVPLLTRISGLNATLASNIVSYRDQNGAFRTRKELLKVPRLGDKTFEQAAGFLRIAGGDNPLDASSVHPEAYPVVEKIVAKAGREVKTLIGDSAFLKSVRATDYTDERFGLPTVMDILKELDKPGRDPRPEFKTATFQDGVEDIKHLQPGMVLEGVVTNVANFGAFVDIGVHQDGLVHISALSNKFIDDPRKVVKAGDVVKVKVLEVDVARKRIALTMRLDDEVGSGNSRGGRSDSRSDNRPRQQRGQSSAPQGDTAMAAAFAKLRKS
- a CDS encoding STAS/SEC14 domain-containing protein, giving the protein MISIREQDYGLDVALFNEFTLGDFQLLEQALLKRLEEHPKPDMLLDLSELKDFTLDMALEEVKFMRAHEAKMGRVAIVVGDVWIRLATHIAGLLSHTHVQYFDLVEEAQAWLARPVAA
- a CDS encoding ClbS/DfsB family four-helix bundle protein, with the protein product MPQSKDELLGAMRSSYASLRKALERVPEERLFEPSLEGHAKGTLMSVADLLAYLIGWNALVLKWHERESAGLAIDFPETGYAWNQLGLLAGKFYRDYRGLSAKELSTRLDDGFQALARLVEGLSDAELYGACWYGKWTRGRMIQFNSASPYRNARGRIVGWLRRGPA